The Geitlerinema sp. PCC 9228 genome includes the window GTAACAAGCCTTCTTGCTAGACAAGAGACGCACTACCACCGAAACTTCTGGGTCCAAGCAACAAACTCCGACCTTCGCAAATTCATCTTCTGGTAGCACGCTTCTGGAGATGATGTAGGTGAAAACTGCAGAACAACGCCATCCTGAAACCGAACAACCACACTTGTAGCAATGTCAGTACGATCCAACAACGGCTGCACTCGTTCCGAAAAGCGATCGCGCCTTCCATAACCAACCTTAAAATCTCCATGGGAAACACCGCAACCGTAACCGCATCCCTGCCATCGGTGCATCCAGGCAGCCTAAGAAAACCAACAGCAACGCACTACGATTCAATAGGCTGTCCAATCGTATGCACCTTAATCAAACTCGTCGAACCCGGCGTACCAATAGGAACCCCAGAAGTAATCACCACCTTATCTCCCTCAGCGACCAAATGATTCTCCATCGCCGTTTCAATCACCTTGATAAACATATTTTCCGTATCTTTGGCCTCTCCCAACAGACAAGGGGCAACCCCCCAACAAAGAGCAAGCTGTCGGTAGGTACTAGTAGTCGGCGTAAAAGCAATAATCGGCATTGTAGGACGGTATTTAGAAACCAATTTTGCCGTTCCCCCAGAAGTCGTATTGCAAAAAATCGCTTTCGCACCAACTTCCCCAGCAATCCGACAAACCGCACTAGACACCGACTCCGTCACGCTGACACTGCCAGCTTGGTGGCGGTAGCTGCCACTTTTCTCCACCAATACCGTTTCCGTACTCTGGGCAATATCGTGCATGATTTTCACCGCTTCCACTGGATATTCCCCAACAGCCGTTTCCCCAGACAGCATCACTGCATCGGTACCATCTAAAATAGAATTGGCTACATCCGTTGCTTCCGCGCGGGTGGGGTCGGGATTGCGAATCATGGACTCCAGCATTTGAGTTGCCACAATTGCCGGTTTGCCAGCGAGATTGCAGCGGCGAATGATATCCTTTTGAATCAAAGGAACTTGGTGAATAGGCATCTCCACCCCCAAATCCCCACGCGCCACCATAATGCCGTCAGCCATTTCTAGAATTTCATCAAATCGTTCCACCGCTTCGCGTTTTTCGATTTTGGCAATTACCTGGGTGTTGGCTTTGGCAGCTTCGATGGAACGCTTCACCGGTTCCAAATCCAAAGCACTGCGTACAAAAGAAACAGCGACCCAATCCAAGCCATGTTCGATGCCAAAGCGCAAATCGTGCAAATCTTTGTCTGTAACCGACGATACCGGCAGCCGGGTTTGCGGTAAATTAACCCCTTTGTGGGAAGTGATGCGACCGCCAATAACCACAGTAGCGCGAATGGATTCCGTTTCCCGTTCGCTAACCGTTAGTTTTACCCGACCATCGTCAATCGACATGGGTTCGCCAGGGCGTAACATGGCAAACAGCGTGGCATGGGGCAGGGGAA containing:
- the pyk gene encoding pyruvate kinase, with amino-acid sequence MRRTKIVCTIGPATASFEKQQALVDAGMNVARLNFSHGSHEFHAQAIDNLRQLSWEKNIPLALLQDLCGPKIRLGTLPEEGLKLKPGQEVTFALQEEGSSVDDIPLPHATLFAMLRPGEPMSIDDGRVKLTVSERETESIRATVVIGGRITSHKGVNLPQTRLPVSSVTDKDLHDLRFGIEHGLDWVAVSFVRSALDLEPVKRSIEAAKANTQVIAKIEKREAVERFDEILEMADGIMVARGDLGVEMPIHQVPLIQKDIIRRCNLAGKPAIVATQMLESMIRNPDPTRAEATDVANSILDGTDAVMLSGETAVGEYPVEAVKIMHDIAQSTETVLVEKSGSYRHQAGSVSVTESVSSAVCRIAGEVGAKAIFCNTTSGGTAKLVSKYRPTMPIIAFTPTTSTYRQLALCWGVAPCLLGEAKDTENMFIKVIETAMENHLVAEGDKVVITSGVPIGTPGSTSLIKVHTIGQPIES